In the Clostridium gelidum genome, AGAGTACGAGCATTTACTCAAGATGATGCTCATATATTTATGTTACCAAATCAAATAAAATCAGAAATAAAAGGAGTTATTGACCTTATTGATAAGGTGTATTCAAAATTTGGATTTAAATATAGCCTTGAATTATCTACAAGACCAGATGACTCTATGGGAAGCGAAGAAGATTGGTGCTTAGCAGAAAGTTCTTTAAAAGGTGCATTAGATGAGTTGAATCTAGAGTATAAAATAAATGAAGGTGATGGAGCATTCTATGGACCTAAAATAGATTTTCATCTTGAAGATAGTATAGGAAGAACATGGCAATGCGGAACAATTCAATTAGATTTTCAATTGCCTCAAAGATTTGAATTAGACTACATTGGAAGTGATGGAGAAAAACATAAACCAATAGTTATTCATAGAGTAATATTTGGAAGTATAGAAAGATTCATGGGAATATTAATTGAACACTTTGCTGGAAAATTCCCAACATGGCTTTCGCCAGTTCAAGTAAAAGTATTACCTATATCAAATAAATTCAATGATTATTGTGCGAAAATTAAAGATGAATTAAGCGCAAATGGAATAAGAGTTGAAATGGATTATAGATATGAAAAGATAGGATATAAAATAAGAGAAGCTAGAAATGAAAGAGTACCTTATATTATTGTTGTTGGAGAAAAGGAAGAGAATGAAAATACAATTTCATTACGTAGTAGGGAAAATGGAGATGAAGGAAATTTAAAGTTAGAAGACTTAATGGAAAGAATTAATAAAGAAATTAAGAATAAAGAATAAAGAATTATAAAGCAGGGTTAGTTAATGACTACAAAAGAAGTAATTATTTGAAGCCTATGAAAATGAATAATAATTAAAAAACTTCTCGGAAATAATAGGAAAGCTAAGGCAATAAAGATTCATATACGAATCTTTATTGCCTTTTTTCATTAAGCACCTATCTAGTAGCAAAATGATTTTTAGGTGGTGTAGGTATTTTTTCTTAACCATTGTAAATGTTAATATTCATAACAACAACTATAAATATGAAGAACAATATATATTCTAAACCATATCTATTCTTCAGAATATTACCATATATATGGTGAACCATATATATTCTGAAGAATATGCGCCAAAAATGCGGGCTCAGAAGGTATTGAGTTAAAATGGTTATTAAGTTTAATGTAATTTTTGAAATCTTTTTAAATGATTAAATTTGTTTTAAAATCAATATTCATTTAAAACAGAGATTGATAATAAAACATAAAGTAAATTTAGATATTAATAGCATTTGACAGTAACAAAAAATAGTAATAATATAATATTGGCAAATGCTATTAAAAATAGGGAGATGATTTTATGTCAGATTGTAATTCTTGTTCATCAAAGGATGGATGTAATAAGGATAAGGAAAGTTGTATGATTGAAAATAATCCTTTGAATAATGTTAAAAAAATTATTGGTGTTATGAGTGGTAAGGGAGGAGTGGGGAAATCTTCAATTTCTGTTCTTATTGCAAAACAGTTAAAAGCGCTTGGATATAGTGTTGGTGTTTTAGATGCAGATATAACTGGACCTAGTGTTCCAAGGCTTCTTGGTGTGGAGAATAAAAAAGTCATGATGGCTGAAAATGCCATGTATCCTGTAAAAACTAGCGATGGAATTAAAGTTATGTCTTTAAATTTATTAATGGAAAATGAAGAAGATCCTGTTCTTTGGAGAGGTCCTATAATATCAGGAATGGTTAAGCAATTTTGGACTGATGTACTTTGGGAAGAACTTGATTATTTAATAATTGATATGCCACCAGGAACAGGAGATGTGGCATTAACAGTTATGCAGTCTATTCCGATTGATGGAGTTGTTATGGTTTCTGTTCCACAAGATTTAGTTTCAATGATAGTATCAAAAGCTGTAAATATGGTAAAGAAGATGGATATTAATCTTTTAGGTGTTATTGAAAATATGAGTTATATAACTTGTGATAAATGTGGAGATAAAATGAAACTTTTTAATGGTGATAATACAGAAAAGTTTTTAAAAGACATGAATTTAAAGCTTTTAGGAGAACTTCCTATGCTAAATAGTATAAATAACCTAGGACAATATGATAATGCACATATAGATGAAAGTTTAGAACTAATATTTGACCCTATAGTTAAAAACATTATTAGTGAGTTAGAATAATATTTTTAATAATATATGAAGAAATAAGGGGGAGTATGTTATGGGAAAAAATCAAGGAAATATGAAATCATGCCTTCAACCAATGCCTAAAGTATTAGTTTCATGCAGAGATGCTAATGGTAAAAATAATGCATTAGCAGTAGCATATTGTGGAAATTGCAGCTATGATCCACCAATGGTTATGGTAGGAATTGTTCCTTCAAGATATTCTTATAATATCATAAAAGAAACTGGTGTTTTTGTAGTAAATCTTGTAACAAAAGAACAACAAGAGATGTTTGATTATTTAGGTAGTCATAGTGGTAGAAATGAGGATAAATTCTCAGAATTTAATATTAAAGTTGAAGAAGGAATAAAGGTAAATGCTCCGTTATTAGCAGATTGTCCTGTAAATATTGAATGTAAAGTAGTAGATTCTATAATGACAGGTTCACACGAAATGTTTATAGGTAAGGTTGAATATGTTCATACTAATAGAGAAATAGTTGATGATGAAGGTAACATTGATTTTTCTGAGATTAAATTTATTTAAATTTATTAATAGAATAAAAAGCTATCATTTAAAACAGAATCAATTTAGTGAATGATAAATTGATTCTGTTTTATAGGATGATATAGTAAATAAGGAGTGATAAAACACTCCTTATTTACTATATGGAAAAATTTAATGAGGTTATTAATAAGTAAATTAAAAATGATTAGCATATGCTATTAATGAAAAAGAAATTTGAATAGGAAGTAAATTTTATGTGTAAAGAAGAATTATCAGACATTCTTATGGATCATTTTAATTATCCTAGAAATATAGGAATAATTGATTATCCAAATGGACAAGGATGTAATGGAGATCTAGAGTGTGGTGATTACTTAGAAATATATATAAGAGTGGAAAATAATTTAATTGAAGATATTAGTTTTTTAGTTTTTGGATGTTTTGGGGCTATTGCAAGTGGCAGTATGACAATGCAACTTGCAAAGGGAAAAACATTAGAAGAAGCTTTTAAAATTTCTGAAGAAGATATTATACAAGCTTTAGGGGGATTGCCAGAAGATAAAAAAAGCAAGAAATTAATGTGGATTTAGATGAAATAAAAGGACAAGCTTTTACAGATATGTTTGGATATTATTCTTCAATTTCTTTCTAGAGGGTTAAATAAAAAATATTGATATATATCTAAAATACTGTACAATAAAATTAATCAAGGAGAATAAAATAAGTTAGTTAAAAATTATTTGAATTAGTATATAATCAAATAAATAAACAACTAAGATAAAGTATATGTAGGATGCTTTTGAGTTGAGTTTTTGTATTGCATGATACATAGGGATTATTAATTTAATCAAATTTAATATAGTGTATGAATAATTGAAGTGAACTAGGAGGTAATTATGACAATAGAAAATACGATTAAATGTTGTGATAACTTGACACCGACAGAAAACCAATTAGCACAATATATTTTGCAAAATAAAGAACAGATCAAAGAATTATCTATTCAAAAGCTTTCTGAAAAAACTTTTGTATCAAAATCTGCAATTCATAGGTTTTGTAAAAAAATTGGAATGGATGGGTTTAATGAACTTAAAGTAAGACTTGTTCAAGATATTATACAAGAAAGTAAAGATGACAATCAAATTGATGTTAATTTTCCATTTGAACCTAACGACAGTCAAGGAGTAATAGCTCAAAAGTTGCTAAAATTATATGAAGCATCAATAACGGATACACATAATTCTATTGATGTAGAGGAACTAAATAAATCTGTAGTATTATTACATAATGCAGATATTATTGATATATATACCCATGCACATAATATTAATGTTGCAGAAAATTTTCGGGATAAAATGCTCGCAATTGGTAGAATGGTTAATTGCCCGAAATCATTTTATGATCAGCGTTGTATGGCAACTGCATCTACGAAAAATCATGTAGCTATTATTTTATCATATTCAGGAAAAGCAACTTTTTTACCGCTCATTGTAGAAACATTACATAAAAAGGGAATAGCAATAATTTTAGTAGGCAGAGTTGGAAATAGTGTTGTATCGAATTATATAAAGCATCATTTGTATATAAGTAATAGAGAGAATTTGAGAAACAGAATATCCCAGTTCTCATCGCATATTGCAATGCAATATATGTTAGATGTTATTTTTAGTTGTATTTTTAAAAGGGATTATAAAAGGAATATAGATTATATTCAAGAAGTTATTGGTATTGTTGATGACAGAAACATTAATGAACAAAAATAACTCGGAATTAGCTGTTTGGGAAATTTATTAATAATGATTTTAAAGCTTGTTAGAGAAAACCTCTAACGAGCTTTTTGCATTTTAAGCAGTGAAAATTAATGAAAAGTATCAAAAAGTTTCAATGTAATATGCTGTCTGATAACAACCTTTGAAAAAAAAACCCAGAGTATCATACCTCCATTGACGCAGGGTGTTTTAATAATTATATTAGATACATAATATAATTTCTTATTTAGAAATCTTATTTAGAATAACTAAATTTAAAAAAAACATAACATTTGATAGGAGGAAAAATATGAAAGAATCTATAAAAATTGTAACAATTGGAGGGGGAAGTAGCTATACACCAGAATTGATGGAAGGCTTTATTAAACGATATGATGAACTGCCAATAAGTGAAATATGGTTAGTTGATATTGAAGATGGAAAAGAAAAGTTGGAGATAGTTGGGAAATTGGCGCAGCGTATGTGGGAAGCGACTCCATATGATGTAAAGGTATTCACAACACTAAACAGAAAAGAGGCATTAAAAGATGCTGATTTTGTAACTACACAATTTAGAGTTGGATTATTAGATGCAAGAATTAAAGACGAAAGAATACCTTTATTGCATGGAATGCTCGGTCAAGAAACAAATGGTGCAGGTGGGATGTTTAAAGCATTTAGAACAATTCCAGTAATAAAAAGCATCGTCGATGACATGAAGGTATTATGTCCAAATGCATGGCTTATTAATTTTACTAATCCTAGTGGAATTATTACAGAAGCAGTTATTAAACATTTTGGGTGGGAAAAGTGCATTGGATTATGTAATGTACCAGTGATTTCAATGATGAATGAACCAAAAGTTATTGGAATGCAACGCTCAGAGCTACACTATCAATTCGTTGGATTAAACCATTTTCATTGGCATAAAGTTTTCGACAAAACAGGAAAAGATATTACAGAACAGTTAATAGATCATATTAATGAAAAAAATGGTGGAACTCCAGCTAACATTTATCAAGCTGAATTTCCATTGGAATTATTACATTCTATGAATTTATTACCATGTGGATATCATCGTTATTACTATTTAGAAAAGGAGATGTTAGAACATAGTTTAGAAGAATTTAAAAACGGTGGAACACGTGCAGAACAAATGAAAGAGGTAGAAGCTGCCCTCTTTGAAATATATAAAAATCCGAATTTAAATAAAAAACCTGAACAATTGCAAAAGCGTGGTGGTGCATATTATAGCGATGCAGCTTGTGAATGTATAAGTGCAATATATAATAATAAAGGAATTCATATGGTGGTAAGTACACAAAATAATGGAGCTATACCTTGTCTTGATTCTGATTCTGTTGTCGAAGTTTCTTGTATAATTTCTGCTAGAGGTGCAGAACCAATTGCATGGGGGAAGATGCAATCATTCGAAAAAGGATGGTTACAGATTATGAAAGCGATGGAAGAATGTACAATAAGTGCTGCATTATCTGGTGATTATGGAATTGCTTTGGAAGCCTTTACAATAAACCCATTAGTTCAACATGGAAGTGAAGCAAAACAGGTATTGGATGAATTGCTAGTTGCACATGAAAAGTATCTTCCACAATTTACAGAAAAGATTATTGAGTTAAAGGCACATGGGGTAGCATCAAAGGATCCTATTGTAATAGAACTGATTAAAAATGGACATTAAGAAATATTTTGACAACTAACTGTATAAAATATGTAGTAATTATATTATCAAGGAGGAAAAATGAGCATTAAAAAAGAGATATTTGGAATTACGAAAGAAGGAAAAGAAGCATATATATTTACGCTTGTAAATTCAAAGGGAATGAAAGCGAAGGTAACTAATTATGGAGCCATACTAGTTTCACTATTTGTTGTTAATAAATCAAGAAAAGTAAAAGACATTGCTTTGGGATATGATAAACTAGAAGATTATTTTACAAATAATTTAATGCTTGGCGCTACTGTTGGAAGAAATGTAAATAGAATTGAAGGGGCTAAATTTAAAATTGATGATACAGTGTATCATTTAGTGAAAAATAATAATGGTAATAACATACACAGTGATAAGGATTGTGGATTTCATAAAGTTTTGTGGAATTTTAAGGTTATTAATGATAGTGCGGTGGAATTCTACTATAAAAGCTTTGATGGAGAGCAAGGGTTCCCAGGGAATTTAGATGTTTCAGTAACATATTCCTTGTCAGAGGGAAACGGACTTATTATTTCATACAGAGGTTTAAGTGATAAAAAAACACTGATTAACTTAACAAACCATACTTATTTTAATTTGAATGGCCATGACAGTGGAGATATTCTTGATACAAAGGTGACCATAAATGCAGATTATTATACACCCATTAAGGATGGAATAATTCCAACTGGAGAAATAGTTTCGGTAAAGGGAACACCAATGGACTTTATAATACCGAAAACAATTGGTAAAGAAATAGAGAATGATTGTGAACAGTTAAAATTAGCACAGGGATATGATCATAATTTTGCATTAAATAATCAAGACATCGGTATAAGAAAAATTGCAGAGGCATCTAGCGAATCAGAAGGAATAACAATGGAAGTTTATTCTGATCAGCCTGGATTACAGTTTTATGCAGGTAATACAATGAAAGAAACGGTAGGAAAAGGTGGTGTCGTTTATAAAAAAAGAGGTGGCTTTTGCATAGAACCACACTTTTATCCCAATAGCATAAATATAGAAAGTTTTAAATCACCAATCTTCGATAAAGGAGAAGAATATAAAACTACAACTATATATCAGTTTGTGTAGTTAAGTACTCAATGTTTGATAAAATTTTGGATATGGTAAAAGCTATTTAAAATTAATTCAATTGTTTGATTTTATTTTCCAATAGAACGCTTTAGCGTTCTGAAGGAACTTGTTCAGTGGTTTAAAACCACCTACTTTCAGTAGAATGAGATTTCAGTCGCCTTTAGGCGAAATCACTCATAGGTAGTGAAGTCCACCTATGAAAACTCTCCATACTTTAGTGTGGAGTGGTTTAAAAAGTGAAAACGTTATCTGCCTCCATTTGTCTTATGCTTTTCTGATTATTAACATTTTGACATACTGGAGGAAAATATAAATACATAACTGGGAAAAGTTATGTAAATCAATGCTTGCTGAATTTCGCAAGCGACTATAGGAATAATTATAAATTATACAAGGGGGATTTAAAAATGGAAAAAAGAAAAGAAGAAGGAAAAGTATTCGCAACAGTCCAAAAGATCGGAAAAGCATTTTTTCTTCCAGTATCAGTTTTACCAATTGCAG is a window encoding:
- a CDS encoding MurR/RpiR family transcriptional regulator; protein product: MTIENTIKCCDNLTPTENQLAQYILQNKEQIKELSIQKLSEKTFVSKSAIHRFCKKIGMDGFNELKVRLVQDIIQESKDDNQIDVNFPFEPNDSQGVIAQKLLKLYEASITDTHNSIDVEELNKSVVLLHNADIIDIYTHAHNINVAENFRDKMLAIGRMVNCPKSFYDQRCMATASTKNHVAIILSYSGKATFLPLIVETLHKKGIAIILVGRVGNSVVSNYIKHHLYISNRENLRNRISQFSSHIAMQYMLDVIFSCIFKRDYKRNIDYIQEVIGIVDDRNINEQK
- a CDS encoding aldose epimerase family protein, which codes for MSIKKEIFGITKEGKEAYIFTLVNSKGMKAKVTNYGAILVSLFVVNKSRKVKDIALGYDKLEDYFTNNLMLGATVGRNVNRIEGAKFKIDDTVYHLVKNNNGNNIHSDKDCGFHKVLWNFKVINDSAVEFYYKSFDGEQGFPGNLDVSVTYSLSEGNGLIISYRGLSDKKTLINLTNHTYFNLNGHDSGDILDTKVTINADYYTPIKDGIIPTGEIVSVKGTPMDFIIPKTIGKEIENDCEQLKLAQGYDHNFALNNQDIGIRKIAEASSESEGITMEVYSDQPGLQFYAGNTMKETVGKGGVVYKKRGGFCIEPHFYPNSINIESFKSPIFDKGEEYKTTTIYQFV
- a CDS encoding flavin reductase family protein, with product MGKNQGNMKSCLQPMPKVLVSCRDANGKNNALAVAYCGNCSYDPPMVMVGIVPSRYSYNIIKETGVFVVNLVTKEQQEMFDYLGSHSGRNEDKFSEFNIKVEEGIKVNAPLLADCPVNIECKVVDSIMTGSHEMFIGKVEYVHTNREIVDDEGNIDFSEIKFI
- a CDS encoding Mrp/NBP35 family ATP-binding protein, translating into MSDCNSCSSKDGCNKDKESCMIENNPLNNVKKIIGVMSGKGGVGKSSISVLIAKQLKALGYSVGVLDADITGPSVPRLLGVENKKVMMAENAMYPVKTSDGIKVMSLNLLMENEEDPVLWRGPIISGMVKQFWTDVLWEELDYLIIDMPPGTGDVALTVMQSIPIDGVVMVSVPQDLVSMIVSKAVNMVKKMDINLLGVIENMSYITCDKCGDKMKLFNGDNTEKFLKDMNLKLLGELPMLNSINNLGQYDNAHIDESLELIFDPIVKNIISELE
- a CDS encoding iron-sulfur cluster assembly scaffold protein, with product MCKEELSDILMDHFNYPRNIGIIDYPNGQGCNGDLECGDYLEIYIRVENNLIEDISFLVFGCFGAIASGSMTMQLAKGKTLEEAFKISEEDIIQALGGLPEDKKSKKLMWI
- a CDS encoding 6-phospho-beta-glucosidase, with the protein product MKESIKIVTIGGGSSYTPELMEGFIKRYDELPISEIWLVDIEDGKEKLEIVGKLAQRMWEATPYDVKVFTTLNRKEALKDADFVTTQFRVGLLDARIKDERIPLLHGMLGQETNGAGGMFKAFRTIPVIKSIVDDMKVLCPNAWLINFTNPSGIITEAVIKHFGWEKCIGLCNVPVISMMNEPKVIGMQRSELHYQFVGLNHFHWHKVFDKTGKDITEQLIDHINEKNGGTPANIYQAEFPLELLHSMNLLPCGYHRYYYLEKEMLEHSLEEFKNGGTRAEQMKEVEAALFEIYKNPNLNKKPEQLQKRGGAYYSDAACECISAIYNNKGIHMVVSTQNNGAIPCLDSDSVVEVSCIISARGAEPIAWGKMQSFEKGWLQIMKAMEECTISAALSGDYGIALEAFTINPLVQHGSEAKQVLDELLVAHEKYLPQFTEKIIELKAHGVASKDPIVIELIKNGH